One window of the Roseovarius sp. THAF9 genome contains the following:
- the rlmH gene encoding 23S rRNA (pseudouridine(1915)-N(3))-methyltransferase RlmH, translating to MRVHICAVGRMKPGPERALLDDYLARFDRTGRALGLGPAQMHEVDDRKGGGMDAEAQLLDRAVPKGAVIVALDERGKLLSSPEFSEKLAGWRDAGRGGVAFVIGGADGIAPMLRDRADFKLSFGKMVWPHMLVRVMLAEQLYRAASILAGAPYHRA from the coding sequence ATGCGGGTGCATATTTGCGCGGTGGGCCGGATGAAACCCGGCCCGGAACGCGCTTTGCTCGATGATTACCTGGCCCGGTTCGACCGGACGGGCCGCGCCCTTGGCCTCGGTCCCGCGCAGATGCACGAGGTCGACGACCGCAAGGGCGGCGGGATGGACGCCGAGGCGCAATTGCTTGACCGCGCCGTGCCCAAGGGGGCGGTCATCGTGGCGCTGGACGAGCGCGGCAAGCTGCTCTCCTCCCCTGAATTTTCCGAAAAGCTGGCCGGCTGGCGCGACGCGGGGCGCGGCGGCGTGGCCTTCGTGATCGGCGGCGCCGACGGGATCGCGCCCATGCTGCGCGACCGGGCGGATTTCAAGCTGTCCTTCGGCAAAATGGTCTGGCCGCACATGCTGGTCCGGGTGATGCTGGCCGAGCAGCTTTACCGCGCCGCCTCGATCCTGGCGGGAGCGCCCTATCATCGGGCGTGA
- a CDS encoding mechanosensitive ion channel family protein, whose protein sequence is MEEDATTAPTGEEAGMSSPAEATPDVANDALEQAQTIAIGLWEQAQLFVAGLLRPWSLYQVGIILGLWVAATILARIFGPHLHNWMRTREGWPKWRMRFLVMMHRRLRLIFMVLLIWPVYLVMQEVTWPSRSYLIGVMASLATAWLFIAIITRLIGNAFLRGIVRYAAWTWVTLSILGLTEDTIQILDSAAVNMGEMRLSVWMVLQAIAVIALLMFLARFVSTTSASRIRSNKDISPSMQVLAVKVIQILLYGAAFFIGLRAVGVDLTGLAVLSGAIGVGLGFGLQKVVSNLVSGVIILLDKSIKPGDVISLGETFGWINSLGARYVSITTRDGKEYLIPNEDLITGQVVNWSHSNEFVRLDIYFGTAYGDDPHLVRKVAIDAAKGVERVLAFKAPVCHIVGFGDSSVDYILRFWISDPTGGLTNIRGNVYLALWDAFQEHGISIPFPQREVTVLEGSELGTRALDRGDPGKAPQGGAAGEHGT, encoded by the coding sequence ATGGAAGAGGATGCCACCACCGCCCCGACCGGCGAAGAGGCCGGGATGAGCTCGCCCGCCGAGGCGACGCCGGACGTTGCCAACGACGCGCTCGAGCAGGCGCAGACCATCGCCATCGGCCTGTGGGAACAGGCGCAGCTGTTCGTGGCAGGCCTGCTGCGGCCCTGGAGCCTTTATCAGGTGGGCATCATCCTCGGGCTGTGGGTCGCCGCGACGATCCTGGCGCGGATCTTCGGCCCGCACCTGCACAACTGGATGCGCACCCGCGAAGGCTGGCCCAAGTGGCGCATGCGCTTTCTGGTGATGATGCACCGGCGGCTGCGGCTGATCTTCATGGTGCTGCTGATCTGGCCGGTCTACCTGGTCATGCAGGAGGTGACGTGGCCCAGCCGGTCCTACCTGATTGGCGTCATGGCGAGCCTTGCCACCGCGTGGCTGTTCATCGCGATCATCACGCGGCTGATCGGCAACGCCTTTCTGCGCGGCATCGTGCGCTACGCGGCCTGGACCTGGGTCACCCTTTCGATCCTCGGTCTGACCGAGGATACGATCCAGATCCTCGACAGTGCAGCGGTCAACATGGGCGAGATGCGCCTGTCTGTCTGGATGGTGCTGCAGGCCATCGCGGTGATCGCGCTCCTGATGTTCCTGGCGCGGTTCGTCTCGACGACCTCGGCCTCGCGCATCCGGTCGAACAAGGACATCTCGCCGTCGATGCAGGTGCTGGCGGTCAAGGTCATCCAGATCCTGCTGTATGGGGCGGCGTTCTTTATCGGGTTGCGCGCCGTGGGGGTGGACCTGACCGGTCTCGCGGTGCTGTCGGGCGCCATCGGTGTCGGCCTTGGTTTCGGCCTGCAAAAAGTGGTGTCGAACCTTGTGTCGGGGGTGATCATCCTTCTGGACAAGTCGATCAAGCCGGGTGACGTGATCAGCCTGGGCGAGACCTTCGGCTGGATCAACAGCCTTGGCGCGCGATACGTGTCGATCACCACGCGGGACGGCAAAGAATACCTCATTCCGAACGAGGACCTGATCACCGGACAGGTGGTGAACTGGTCGCATTCCAACGAGTTCGTCCGGCTGGATATCTATTTCGGCACCGCCTATGGCGACGACCCGCACTTGGTGCGCAAGGTGGCCATCGACGCCGCCAAGGGGGTGGAGCGCGTGCTGGCCTTCAAGGCGCCGGTGTGCCACATCGTGGGCTTTGGCGACAGCAGCGTGGATTACATCCTGCGCTTCTGGATCAGCGACCCGACGGGCGGCCTGACCAACATCCGCGGCAACGTCTATCTGGCGCTTTGGGACGCGTTTCAGGAGCATGGCATCTCCATTCCCTTCCCGCAGCGCGAGGTCACCGTGTTGGAAGGCTCGGAGCTGGGCACGCGGGCGCTGGACCGGGGCGACCCGGGCAAAGCGCCGCAGGGCGGCGCGGCAGGGGAACACGGCACCTGA
- a CDS encoding DUF2794 domain-containing protein produces MTFQPTSPFPPHGSAQQVAFHRTELSVILSLYGRMVAAGEWRDYGISSLRDVAIFSVSRRTAENPLYRIEKRPKLRARQGQYAVIGMDGQVLKRGHDLRTVLRVLERKLIRAVD; encoded by the coding sequence ATGACGTTCCAACCCACCTCTCCGTTCCCGCCGCACGGCAGCGCGCAACAGGTGGCCTTTCACCGCACCGAGCTTTCCGTGATCCTGTCGCTTTACGGGCGCATGGTCGCTGCGGGCGAGTGGCGCGACTACGGCATTTCTAGCCTGCGCGACGTGGCGATCTTCTCGGTCTCTCGGCGCACCGCCGAAAACCCGCTTTACCGGATCGAAAAACGCCCCAAGCTGCGCGCGCGGCAAGGGCAATACGCGGTGATCGGGATGGACGGGCAGGTGCTGAAACGCGGGCACGACCTGCGCACGGTCTTGCGCGTGCTGGAGCGCAAGCTTATTCGCGCGGTGGACTGA
- a CDS encoding S41 family peptidase, which produces MKKFLIAALVGSLTGAVVTTQVAAPLLAQEAAKTSNVYEQLDLFGDIFERIRSQYVEEVDEGELIEAAINGMLTSLDPHSSYLSPDDAADMRVQTRGEFGGLGIEVTQEDGFVKVVSPIDGTPAETAGIEAGDFITHVDGESVLGLTLDEAVELMRGPVGSEIVITVVREGEAEPFDVSIVRDTIKLTAVRVRTEQESVVLRVTTFNDQTFRNLESGLAEQVEEAGGIDNISGIVLDLRNNPGGLLNQAIQVSDAFLEKGEIVSTRGRAPEDGERFNAKPGDLAEGKPIVVLINGGSASASEIVAGALQDHRRAIVVGTKSFGKGSVQTVMPLRGDGAMRLTTARYYTPSGRSIQALGVSPDIVVEQPRRAEETEEEEDGAANRFDRSEADLRGRLDNDSLSEDEVRQIEEDREKAEEAAELREEDYQLAYAIDILKGLTALGPQYD; this is translated from the coding sequence ATGAAGAAGTTTCTGATCGCCGCGCTTGTCGGCAGCCTGACCGGCGCCGTCGTGACAACACAGGTCGCCGCGCCGCTTCTGGCGCAGGAGGCGGCCAAGACGTCGAATGTCTATGAACAACTTGATCTCTTTGGCGATATTTTCGAGCGCATCCGCTCGCAATATGTCGAGGAAGTGGACGAGGGCGAGCTGATCGAGGCCGCGATCAACGGCATGCTGACCTCGCTCGACCCGCATTCCAGTTACCTCAGCCCCGATGACGCCGCCGACATGCGCGTACAGACCCGCGGCGAGTTCGGCGGGCTTGGCATCGAGGTGACCCAGGAAGACGGATTCGTGAAGGTCGTGTCGCCCATCGACGGCACCCCGGCGGAAACGGCCGGAATCGAGGCCGGCGATTTCATCACCCATGTGGACGGCGAAAGCGTGCTGGGCCTGACGCTGGACGAAGCGGTGGAGTTGATGCGCGGCCCGGTGGGCAGCGAGATCGTGATTACCGTGGTCCGCGAGGGCGAGGCGGAACCGTTCGACGTGTCGATCGTGCGCGATACGATCAAGCTGACCGCCGTGCGGGTGCGCACCGAGCAGGAAAGCGTCGTTCTGCGGGTGACCACGTTCAACGACCAGACCTTCCGCAACCTCGAAAGCGGGCTGGCCGAGCAGGTCGAGGAAGCCGGCGGCATCGACAATATCAGCGGCATCGTTCTGGATTTGCGCAACAACCCCGGCGGCCTGCTGAACCAGGCGATCCAGGTGTCGGACGCGTTCCTTGAGAAGGGCGAGATCGTCAGCACCCGTGGCCGCGCGCCGGAGGATGGCGAACGGTTCAATGCCAAGCCGGGCGACCTGGCCGAAGGCAAGCCCATCGTGGTGCTGATCAACGGCGGCTCGGCCTCGGCGTCGGAAATCGTCGCGGGCGCGCTGCAGGACCATCGCCGCGCCATCGTCGTGGGCACCAAGAGCTTCGGCAAGGGCTCGGTTCAGACCGTGATGCCCTTGCGTGGCGACGGCGCGATGCGCCTGACCACGGCGCGGTACTACACGCCGTCGGGCCGCTCGATCCAGGCGCTGGGCGTCAGCCCCGACATCGTGGTGGAACAGCCCCGCCGGGCCGAAGAGACCGAGGAAGAAGAGGATGGCGCCGCCAACCGCTTCGACCGCTCCGAGGCGGACCTGCGCGGGCGGCTGGACAATGACAGCCTGAGCGAGGACGAGGTCCGCCAGATCGAGGAAGACCGCGAAAAGGCCGAGGAAGCCGCAGAGCTGCGCGAGGAGGACTACCAGCTGGCTTATGCCATCGACATCCTCAAGGGCCTGACGGCGCTGGGTCCGCAATACGATTGA
- the gpmI gene encoding 2,3-bisphosphoglycerate-independent phosphoglycerate mutase: MSAPRPVVLCILDGWGLSEEREANAPALAATPHFDRLMETCPNATLITHGHDVGLPEGQMGNSEVGHLNIGAGRVIEMDLRRIDRAIETGTFGSLPGFVRFADKVEAAGGTAHLLGVLSDGGVHSHIGHMIAAANALTARGVPVAIHAFTDGRDVAPTSAKIYLEALRAALPMGAVIATVSGRYYAMDRDNRWDRVQLAYEALARGEGYTADTAAAGIDDAYAKGRTDEFIKPRVLGDYRGMKDGDGLLCLNFRADRAREILAAFADPEFDDFETGQRPAFSAVSGFTEYSRRHSAYMDSIFPDEQPVNTLSAWLAKHGKRQFHTAETEKYPHVTFFLAGGRETPEDGEARYMAASPKVATYDLKPEMSAEEVTDHLVDAIADGYDFIVVNYANPDMVGHTGDLGAAIRACEAVDAGLGRVLKALDDAGGAIIVTADHGNCETMVDPVTGGPHTAHTTNPVPVVVKGGPEGARLRDGRLADLAPTVLDLMELPQPDEMTGKSLLK; the protein is encoded by the coding sequence TTGAGCGCGCCAAGACCGGTAGTTCTGTGTATTCTCGACGGTTGGGGGTTGAGCGAGGAGCGGGAGGCGAACGCGCCTGCGCTGGCCGCGACGCCGCATTTCGACCGGCTGATGGAGACCTGTCCGAATGCCACGCTGATCACGCATGGCCATGATGTCGGCCTGCCCGAGGGGCAGATGGGCAATTCCGAGGTCGGGCACCTGAATATCGGGGCGGGCCGGGTGATCGAGATGGATCTGCGGCGCATCGACCGCGCGATTGAGACCGGCACATTCGGGTCCCTGCCCGGGTTCGTTCGTTTTGCCGACAAGGTCGAGGCCGCTGGCGGCACAGCGCACCTGTTGGGCGTGCTGTCGGATGGCGGCGTGCATAGTCATATCGGCCACATGATCGCGGCGGCCAACGCGCTGACCGCGCGGGGCGTGCCGGTGGCCATTCACGCCTTCACCGACGGGCGCGACGTGGCGCCGACCTCGGCCAAGATCTACCTCGAAGCGCTGCGCGCGGCCCTGCCGATGGGGGCGGTCATCGCCACCGTTTCGGGCCGGTATTACGCGATGGACCGCGACAATCGCTGGGACCGTGTGCAACTGGCCTATGAGGCGCTGGCGCGTGGCGAAGGCTATACCGCCGACACCGCCGCCGCCGGCATCGACGACGCCTATGCCAAGGGCCGCACCGACGAGTTCATCAAGCCGCGCGTGCTGGGCGATTACCGGGGCATGAAGGACGGCGACGGCCTTTTGTGCCTGAACTTCCGCGCCGACCGCGCGCGCGAGATCCTCGCCGCCTTCGCCGACCCGGAGTTCGACGATTTCGAGACCGGCCAGCGCCCGGCCTTTTCGGCCGTCAGCGGCTTTACCGAGTATTCGCGCCGCCACAGCGCCTACATGGACTCCATCTTTCCCGACGAGCAGCCGGTCAACACCCTGAGCGCGTGGCTGGCCAAGCACGGCAAGCGCCAGTTCCACACTGCCGAGACCGAGAAATACCCGCACGTCACCTTCTTCCTGGCTGGTGGACGCGAGACGCCCGAGGACGGCGAGGCGCGGTACATGGCCGCCTCGCCCAAGGTGGCGACGTATGACCTGAAACCCGAGATGTCGGCGGAGGAGGTCACCGATCACCTGGTGGACGCCATTGCCGACGGGTATGATTTCATCGTGGTGAACTATGCCAATCCCGACATGGTCGGCCATACCGGCGATCTGGGGGCCGCGATCCGGGCCTGCGAGGCGGTGGATGCGGGGCTGGGCCGCGTGCTGAAGGCACTGGACGACGCGGGCGGCGCAATCATCGTCACCGCCGATCATGGCAATTGCGAAACCATGGTGGACCCGGTGACCGGCGGGCCGCATACCGCGCACACAACCAATCCGGTGCCGGTGGTGGTCAAAGGCGGACCCGAGGGCGCGCGCCTGCGCGACGGGCGGCTGGCCGATCTGGCGCCGACGGTGCTGGACCTGATGGAGCTGCCACAACCGGACGAGATGACCGGCAAGAGCCTGCTGAAATGA
- a CDS encoding aminotransferase class I/II-fold pyridoxal phosphate-dependent enzyme codes for MTTLPDFRLETHFAKWEFKARHHMTASDAESMALPELLAMASPEDRDGFEQMWLGYTETFGAPDLRAAIAATYAGRPADEVLCFAGASEGIFAANSVLLDADSHAIVVTPNYQSHESLPLAICEATGVPLDPDDNWSLDIDRVRDAIRPNTRLLTINFPHNPTGAILPRDRYEALIELCRQHGIWILHDEIFNGLGPSDAEHLPFIADVYERGLSLGVMSKSYGLPGLRVGWIACQDRDVLSKLERMKHYLSICNSGPSERLALIALKNRDAILARNCAIVDENLPKWDAFFARHPDLFEWRRPDGACMGFPRYLGSDGVEEFARKLVEKAGVLLLPSTIYRSDLGPTPTDRFRLGFGRRGLDEGLEAMEAHLTRTG; via the coding sequence ATGACGACCCTGCCCGATTTCCGGCTGGAAACCCATTTCGCCAAGTGGGAATTCAAGGCCCGCCACCACATGACCGCCTCGGACGCCGAAAGCATGGCCCTGCCAGAGCTTCTGGCCATGGCCAGCCCTGAAGACCGGGACGGTTTCGAGCAGATGTGGCTGGGCTATACCGAGACCTTCGGCGCGCCCGATCTGCGCGCGGCCATCGCGGCGACCTATGCCGGTCGGCCCGCCGACGAAGTGCTCTGTTTTGCAGGCGCCAGCGAGGGCATCTTCGCGGCCAACTCCGTGCTGCTGGACGCGGACAGCCACGCCATCGTGGTGACGCCCAACTACCAGTCGCACGAAAGCTTGCCCTTGGCGATCTGCGAGGCGACGGGCGTGCCGCTTGATCCGGACGATAACTGGTCGCTCGATATCGACCGGGTGCGCGACGCGATCCGCCCCAACACACGGCTTTTGACGATCAATTTTCCGCACAATCCCACGGGCGCGATCCTGCCGCGCGACCGATACGAGGCGCTGATCGAGCTTTGCCGCCAGCACGGCATCTGGATTTTGCATGACGAGATCTTCAACGGGCTGGGCCCCTCGGATGCCGAACACCTGCCCTTCATTGCGGATGTCTATGAACGTGGGCTGTCGCTGGGCGTGATGTCGAAATCCTATGGCCTGCCGGGGCTGCGCGTGGGGTGGATCGCCTGTCAGGACCGCGACGTGCTGTCCAAGTTGGAGCGGATGAAGCACTACCTGTCGATCTGCAATTCCGGTCCCAGCGAGCGGCTGGCGCTGATCGCGCTGAAGAACCGCGACGCCATCCTCGCGCGCAATTGCGCCATCGTGGACGAAAACCTGCCGAAATGGGACGCGTTTTTTGCCCGCCATCCCGACCTGTTCGAGTGGCGGCGGCCAGATGGTGCCTGCATGGGCTTCCCGCGCTATCTGGGTTCCGACGGGGTCGAGGAATTCGCCCGCAAGCTGGTGGAAAAGGCCGGCGTGCTGCTGTTGCCAAGCACGATCTACCGCTCCGATCTCGGGCCGACGCCCACTGACCGCTTCCGCCTCGGGTTCGGGCGGCGCGGGCTGGACGAAGGTCTCGAAGCGATGGAGGCGCATCTGACGCGCACCGGATGA
- a CDS encoding murein hydrolase activator EnvC, translated as MIRAALLSLALIAAAPATAQDPGAEARAASDRLNRAAALMEAAEGAANRVKALTEVVGAYEDGLEAMREGLRRAAIQEETLSRRLQSREDEIASLLGALQSMAQSEGPVLLLHPSGPIGTARSGMIISDVTPALETRAAALRTELKDVTVLRSLQESALDTLREGLQGAQEARTALSQAIADRTDLPRRFTEDPVKTALLVASTETLEGFASGLSQIAVDEVPGSLPGIDARKGSLRLPVDGRILRRAGEADAAGIVRPGIVMATRPRALVTTPAPATLRYRGELLDYGNVVILEPQAGLLLVIAGLDVVYGDIGEVLPGNSPVGMMGGDERDTNALLIENGKDAGASRTQTLYIEVREDNEPVDPETWFETNEG; from the coding sequence ATGATCCGCGCGGCGCTACTTTCGCTGGCGCTTATCGCCGCCGCGCCCGCCACGGCGCAGGACCCGGGCGCCGAGGCACGGGCCGCGTCGGACCGCCTGAACCGCGCCGCCGCGCTGATGGAAGCGGCCGAGGGCGCGGCCAACCGGGTAAAGGCGCTGACCGAGGTGGTGGGCGCCTACGAGGACGGACTGGAAGCGATGCGCGAGGGCCTGCGCCGCGCCGCCATCCAGGAAGAGACCCTGTCGCGCCGCCTGCAATCGCGCGAGGACGAGATCGCCAGCCTGCTGGGCGCGCTGCAAAGCATGGCGCAATCCGAGGGGCCGGTGCTGCTGTTGCATCCCTCGGGGCCCATCGGCACAGCGCGGTCCGGCATGATCATATCCGACGTGACCCCGGCGCTGGAAACCCGCGCCGCCGCGCTGCGCACGGAACTGAAGGATGTCACTGTGCTGCGCAGCTTGCAGGAAAGTGCGCTCGACACCCTGCGCGAGGGGCTGCAGGGCGCGCAGGAGGCCCGCACCGCGCTGAGCCAGGCGATTGCCGACCGCACAGACTTGCCCCGCCGCTTTACCGAGGATCCTGTGAAGACCGCGCTGCTGGTGGCCTCGACCGAGACGCTGGAAGGGTTTGCCAGCGGGTTGAGCCAGATCGCGGTGGACGAGGTGCCCGGATCGCTGCCCGGGATCGACGCCCGCAAGGGCAGCCTGCGCCTGCCGGTCGATGGCCGCATCCTGCGCCGCGCCGGAGAGGCCGACGCCGCCGGGATCGTCCGGCCCGGCATCGTCATGGCCACCCGCCCCCGCGCGCTGGTGACGACGCCCGCGCCCGCCACGCTGCGCTATCGCGGGGAACTTCTCGATTACGGCAACGTCGTGATCCTCGAGCCGCAGGCGGGCCTCTTGCTGGTCATCGCGGGGCTCGACGTGGTCTACGGTGACATCGGCGAGGTCCTGCCCGGAAACAGCCCTGTCGGAATGATGGGCGGCGACGAACGCGACACTAACGCGCTGTTGATCGAGAATGGCAAAGATGCGGGTGCGTCCCGAACCCAAACACTTTATATAGAAGTGCGAGAAGACAACGAACCCGTCGATCCGGAGACCTGGTTCGAGACAAACGAAGGATGA
- the rsfS gene encoding ribosome silencing factor, giving the protein MSASDMATSSDAQLARILSALDEDKAEEIVQIDLRGKSAIGDYMVICSGRSSRQVTAIAEKLSERLKSEMGVLTKVEGKDSGDWVLIDTGDVIVHVFRPEVREFYQLEKMWLQGHEAAQATKS; this is encoded by the coding sequence TTGAGCGCGTCCGACATGGCGACAAGCAGTGACGCACAGCTTGCGCGCATCCTTTCCGCACTCGACGAAGACAAGGCCGAAGAGATCGTGCAGATCGACCTTCGCGGCAAATCCGCGATCGGCGATTACATGGTGATTTGCTCGGGCCGGTCCTCGCGCCAGGTGACGGCCATTGCCGAGAAGCTTTCGGAGCGGCTGAAATCCGAGATGGGCGTGCTGACCAAGGTCGAGGGTAAGGATTCGGGCGACTGGGTGCTGATCGACACGGGCGACGTGATCGTCCATGTGTTCCGCCCCGAGGTGCGCGAGTTCTATCAGCTTGAGAAGATGTGGCTGCAAGGCCACGAGGCGGCTCAGGCCACCAAGAGCTGA
- a CDS encoding FAD-binding oxidoreductase, which translates to MAHTLTLQSQETVTHDTHRYVFDRPEGFDFKPGQAAELAMCRDGWKDEGRPFTFTSLPADKHLEFTIKSYPSHDGVTEQLPGLKPGEKVTLDGPFGAITDEGAGLFLAAGAGVTPFIAILRKRAKEGDLDGCQLIFSNETEGDIILREEWAQMQGLKVDHVLSEEDVPDLHYGKVDKAFLERHAELSGQVYICGPQGYVDAMRDAVKELGVPGDRIHTEEGW; encoded by the coding sequence ATGGCCCATACACTGACCCTGCAATCGCAGGAGACCGTCACCCACGACACGCATCGCTATGTCTTCGACCGTCCCGAAGGCTTTGATTTCAAGCCCGGACAGGCCGCCGAACTGGCGATGTGCCGCGACGGCTGGAAGGACGAGGGGCGGCCCTTTACCTTTACCTCTTTGCCCGCGGACAAGCATCTGGAGTTCACGATCAAGAGCTACCCGTCGCATGACGGCGTGACCGAGCAATTGCCCGGGCTGAAGCCGGGCGAAAAGGTCACGCTGGACGGCCCCTTTGGTGCGATCACCGACGAAGGTGCGGGCCTGTTCCTAGCCGCCGGCGCCGGGGTCACGCCCTTCATCGCGATCCTGCGCAAGCGGGCGAAAGAGGGTGACTTGGACGGCTGCCAGCTGATCTTTTCCAACGAAACCGAGGGCGACATCATCCTGCGCGAAGAATGGGCGCAGATGCAGGGCCTGAAAGTCGATCATGTCCTGTCCGAGGAAGACGTGCCGGACCTGCATTACGGGAAGGTCGACAAGGCGTTCCTCGAACGCCACGCAGAGCTGTCCGGGCAGGTCTATATCTGCGGGCCGCAAGGCTATGTCGACGCGATGCGCGATGCAGTGAAGGAACTGGGCGTTCCGGGCGACCGCATTCATACCGAGGAAGGCTGGTAA